A single Diceros bicornis minor isolate mBicDic1 chromosome 7, mDicBic1.mat.cur, whole genome shotgun sequence DNA region contains:
- the LOC131408128 gene encoding calcitonin gene-related peptide 1 isoform X2 → MGFWKFSPFLPLSILVLYQASILQAAPFRSAVESRLNPAVLTEEESQLLLAALVKDYVQMKASELELDQETEGPRVTAQKRSCNTATCLTHQLVGLLSSSGNMANTNLLPTEMGFKVFGRRRKDLKA, encoded by the exons ATGGGCTTCTGGAAGTTCTCCCCCTTCCTGCCTCTTAGCATCTTGGTCCTGTACCAGGCGAGCATCCTCCAGGCAGCACCATTCAG GTCTGCTGTGGAGAGCCGCCTGAATCCTGCTGTGCTCACTGAGGAGGAATCGCAACTCCTACTGGCTGCACTGGTGAAGGACTATGTGCAGATGAAGGCCAGTGAGCTGGAGCTGGACCAGGAGACAGAGGGCCCCAG GGTCACTGCCCAGAAGAGATCCTGCAACACTGCCACCTGCCTGACCCATCAGCTGGTAGGCTTGCTGAGCAGCTCTGGGAATATGGCAAACACCAACTTGTTGCCCACAGAAATGGGCTTCAAAGTCTTTGGCCGGCGCCGCAAGGACCTTAAGGCCTAA
- the LOC131408128 gene encoding calcitonin isoform X1, translating into MGFWKFSPFLPLSILVLYQASILQAAPFRSAVESRLNPAVLTEEESQLLLAALVKDYVQMKASELELDQETEGPSLDSPRAKRCGNLSTCVLGTYTQDLNKFHTFPQTAIGVGAPGKKRVMARGLERDHGPHIGMSQDAY; encoded by the exons ATGGGCTTCTGGAAGTTCTCCCCCTTCCTGCCTCTTAGCATCTTGGTCCTGTACCAGGCGAGCATCCTCCAGGCAGCACCATTCAG GTCTGCTGTGGAGAGCCGCCTGAATCCTGCTGTGCTCACTGAGGAGGAATCGCAACTCCTACTGGCTGCACTGGTGAAGGACTATGTGCAGATGAAGGCCAGTGAGCTGGAGCTGGACCAGGAGACAGAGGGCCCCAG CCTGGACAGCCCCAGAGCTAAGCGGTGCGGTAATCTGAGTACCTGTGTGCTGGGCACATACACGCAGGACCTCAACAAGTTTCACACGTTCCCTCAGACTGCAATTGGGGTCGGAGCGCCTGGCAAGAAAAGGGTCATGGCCAGAGGCTTGGAGAGAGACCACGGCCCTCACATTGGCATGTCCCAGGATGCCTACTAA